GCCGGCCTGGGCAAGCGCAGCATCGCTGTGGCCGTCGTCACACGGAACTTGATCGGCTGGCGCACGAACTGGCAGCACAGGCCAAGCCGCAAAGCGTTGGGCCGCTGTGGGAGTGATGTCTCTCTCTCTGGAACCATGTCACACCCTCGCCTGCACTCTGTACTCATCCACGATTCACTCCTTGACCTTGCCCGATCCGGCAACTTCCTCCGCCCGCAGCATCACCTCGTTGCGGCGCAGAAAGGCCGGCGTCCACGGCGGATCGAAATAACCATACACCGGCGGCGACAGTGCGCAACTTCGCCGCCTCCATCCACGCCGTTAACCGCGCCAACGCTTTGCCTCGTTCTGGCGTTGCGTCCGCCGCTGTAGCGCAGCACCGCGAACCGCCCCGCCGGTTCGCCGCACCGTTACCGCATCATCTGATGGCTTGGGCGTCTCGCCCGGCTTGAACTTCGCCGGCATCACGAACGCCATCGTCGCGTTTGTTGCTGCCGCCATGAACACCGGCGTGGTCATGGCGATCTTCTGCTGGCCTCGTTCCCGCCGCTGATAAACCGGAACAGGCGCGAGAAGCCACCGTCGCGGTTGTCAGCGGCCATCGGCGTCTCCACCACCGTGAGC
The Candidatus Amarolinea dominans genome window above contains:
- a CDS encoding heme-binding protein; its protein translation is MTTPVFMAAATNATMAFVMPAKFKPGETPKPSDDAVTVRRTGGAVRGAALQRRTQRQNEAKRWRG